A region from the Cannabis sativa cultivar Pink pepper isolate KNU-18-1 chromosome 9, ASM2916894v1, whole genome shotgun sequence genome encodes:
- the LOC133031542 gene encoding uncharacterized protein LOC133031542, producing the protein MAEEHGVNVDNEIQLTVVDDDQVTTAQEISTDDDGVIPSESNNPEWLTDLIHGNNDNNPSEEESGYLYRCHLKFEGHLDGLPKKMTACFIKHLSEETGEDLFQVLISESNDLLKFRYHEREYDGYGDEDVMKYLFLSGCTILMLIESYTYHSLEKLYGISHGEARKIQEYLFNFENQIPFRVVQLLVNMTKHPHHLKEKIVKFIHTNSIIKDLPIPSTNKNSGMTLDNNIIDAINGSRYDKHPFLLHLLYLLITSSDGNIINTNNDRPYYGWGVCLEGTEKDPKEFFRNVEELTSTGIELEPSSSGLATISFSAKCFNLKGHLKLPSLIVDEWTEEKLKNLLRYEMFIKENKLISYIKFMDILIDVEQDVKQLRASRVLQNRLSSDADVANLFNGLGSKFSEPQDDFYRDVKKKIQKHCERKCAIWMTQVYHKYFSTPWAMIGLMAAVIVLSLAAVQAWYAINPKK; encoded by the coding sequence ATGGCTGAAGAACATGGTGTGAATGTGGATAATGAGATCCAACTGACTGTTGTTGATGATGATCAAGTAACCACTGCTCAAGAAATCTCAACTGATGATGATGGAGTCATTCCTTCTGAATCTAATAATCCTGAATGGTTGACAGATCTTATTCACGGAAACAATGACAATAACCCATCAGAAGAAGAAAGTGGTTACTTGTATAGGTGTCACTTGAAATTTGAAGGTCATCTTGATGGCTTGCCAAAAAAAATGACTGCATGCTTCATCAAACACTTGAGCGAAGAGACAGGAGAAGATTTATTCCAAGTCTTGATCAGTGAAAGTAATGACCTACTAAAGTTCAGATATCATGAGCGTGAGTACGATGGATATGGGGACGAAGATGTGATGAAGTATCTTTTTTTGAGTGGGTGCACAATTTTAATGCTCATAGAAAGCTATACTTATCATTCATTAGAAAAATTATATGGAATTAGTCATGGTGAAGCAAGAAAGATCCAAgaatatttgtttaattttgagAACCAAATCCCTTTTAGAGTGGTTCAGTTGTTGGTGAACATGACCAAGCACCCACATCatctaaaagaaaaaattgtgaaatttaTTCACACCAACAGTATCATAAAGGATTTGCCAATTCCAAGCACGAACAAAAACAGTGGGATGACATTGGATAATAACATCATTGATGCTATTAATGGTTCCAGATATGATAAACATCCTTTCCTCCTTCACCTTCTCTACTTGTTAATCACATCTAGTGATGGCAATATTATCAATACCAATAACGATCGTCCATATTATGGTTGGGGGGTTTGCTTGGAAGGAACGGAGAAGGATCCTAAAGAGTTTTTTCGCAATGTTGAGGAACTTACATCAACAGGGATAGAGTTAGAGCCTAGTAGTTCTGGCCTGGCAACCATATCATTCAGTGCCAAATGTTTTAACCTCAAAGGCCATCTTAAACTCCCTTCATTAATTGTGGATGAATGGACTGAGGAAAAGCTCAAAAATCTTCTTCGCTATGAGATGTtcatcaaagaaaacaagcttatttcttatataaaatttatggaTATTCTCATCGATGTAGAACAAGATGTTAAGCAGTTAAGAGCATCGCGAGTACTTCAAAACAGACTCAGCAGTGATGCAGATGTGGCCAATCTCTTTAATGGATTAGGCTCTAAATTCAGTGAGCCACAAGATGACTTTTATAGGGATGTGAAGAAGAAGATACAAAAACATTGCGAGAGAAAGTGTGCAATTTGGATGACTCAAGTCTATCACAAATATTTTAGTACCCCATGGGCTATGATAGGTCTTATGGCTGCTGTGATAGTGCTTTCTTTAGCTGCTGTTCAAGCTTGGTATGCTATCAATCCAAAAAAGTGA